In the genome of Bradyrhizobium sp. CB3481, the window CAGTTTTCGACCCTCAGAACTGCAATGCGTGTACGCGGACGGAACGCCCAGAAATTATGACGACGAGGCGTGAGCGAACTTTCGCACCTGGCCCAAGAACGGACTTGGTGTCGGCTGCTTGGCGAAGTTCGGTAGTAACCAAAAGTGACCAAGCGGCTGTGGACACGTGTGCTGTGTTCAACAAGCCCGGCTTGCGGCCGCTCTAGGCTATCGATAGAGGCATAGCCTGCGCGTCCGGTCCCATGAGGCACGAAGATGCCGTCCGCTGCCAAGATGCTCCGCGTCAGCTTTGTGCAATGTCGCGGCACGCCCTATGAGGTCGGCCGCGCGCAGGCTGATGTCTTTGCGGTGACGCGCAAGGGTAAGGCATTTCTCCGCAAGAAGGTGCAGCTGCCGTCTTGGTTCAAGATTCGCAACGAGGAGCGCGCGTTCAGAACTTATGCTCCCGACCTCTGGGAGGAGATCGGCGGGGTCGCGGAAAGGCTCAATATCCCGATGGAGCAAGCGGTCCTTTGTTTCGGTAACGATGGCTTGCGCATGCCGACCGGCGGTTGCTCGGCGATCATGAGCGGTGGCGTGTATGGCCGCAACTATGATTTCTGGCCACGGGGGTATGAGGCGCGGTTCGCTCTCGTGCAAGTCCGCGGCAGCTACGCCAGTATCGGCGGCAGTCACCAGTTAACCGGGCGCCTGGACGGCATGAACGAGCACGGGCTTACCATCGGCTTGCACTTGGTAAAGGTGCTCCCGCGATTCCCCGGTCTCACCAGCACGTTGCTGGTCAGGCGGGTGCTCGACAGTTGCGCGACCACCGCGGAGGCAATCGATCTCCTGCGTCGATTGCCTCACGCCATGAAGTACAACTATTCCCTGCTCGACGCTGGCGGTGTAGCTGCCGTGGTGGAAGCAGGAGCTGGGGCGGTAGTCGTTCGCCGTGGCGACTGGCTCGCCTGCACCAATCATTTCCAGTCGCCGCAACTAAGGCGTCTGAACCGCCGCCCCGCGCACTCGATTGGCAGGCTGCCGCCGCTTGAAAACTGGGCTGCACGAGAACTCACCGCTGAGCAGACCTTCAAGGCGCTGAACTTCTCTGCCTCGCCGGCCTTCCATAACTATGGCAACGCCCAAACGCTGCATACCATCATCACCGAACCGCCCAAGCGACGGCTGCTAATTGGCATTGGCGGCGATGCCGCCGCGCTTGAGGAAGACATGATGGACGTCGACTTCAAGCTGTGGGTTGCCGGTGAGGATCTGCCGATAAAGCATCTCAACGGTCAACTCGGCTTAGGTTTGCCATCATCGCGGCGGCCGAGAGCGAGGCCGCCGCTCAAAGTCCAACCCAGACCCTAATCACCTTCTCATTTCGCCAGCGGATCCGGGCGCACCTGGATGTGCACCGCCCGCGGCCTTGAGCCTTTTCCACCTTCCATCAGCCATGGCGTGCGGTCGCCGCTCGAACTCCAGAGACCGCGTCCCTTCCAGCCCGCGTTCGGATCGTCGATGCGGCCGTCGAGGCCCTTGGCGAAGAAGCCGAGCGGATAGGGGATGCGCAGCATCACCATCTGCCCGTCCTTGAGGGCGACGAAGCCGTCGTTGAGGTTGGCTGTGGAGATCGGAATGTTCTCGCCGAGGCCGACCGTGTTGTAGTGGTCGACCCAGGTGTAATAGCTCGCCTCCGCGCTGGAGTTCTCGAAGCCTTCGAAGCCGGGGCCGGGATATTTGAAATAGGAGAAGCCTTCCGGGCAGTGATTGCCGGTGGCCTCCGGCCCGTTCAGCAGCGCCTTGCACTTGTTGCGGTCGAAGCGGATCAGGCTGCCGTTGGAGCCCGAGCCCCATAGTACGCCGTTCTTGTCGATGTCGCCGCCGCGAACGCCGATGCCTTCCTTCGGAATGGCGTAGAATTCCGACAGCTTGGTCTTGGGATCGAAGCGCATGAAGCCGGGTTGCCCGACGAACACGTTGACGGTGTACCAGACCGAGCCGTCGGTCGGATGCGGCATCACGGCGTAGGGACCCGAGCCCGCCACCCGCATGTCCTTGCCGGGCTCGGCCGGCTTGCCCGGCTCGGTGTATTCGTCGAGCTTGCCGTTGCCGCTGGTGTCGAGCACGAACGGCGCCCAGCCCTGCGCTTTGACGGCATCGCCAGTCTCGTCCCACAGCCTGGTGTTGATCCAGCCGGCAACCGGGCCGGTGCCCGACATCCAGAGCGTATCGTCGGCATCGTAGCCGAACTGCGGGTGATGGGTGCCGAAGCAGGTATCGACAAAACTGTATTTCTGGGTCTTCGGATCATACACCGTCACCTGCCTGCCCGACCGCTCAAGCGGGAAGGCCTTGGCCGACGGATGCTCGGAGCCCTTGCGGCAGTAGGCCGGATTTTCGATGCCGCGCACCGCCGCCGCGAGCCAGACGCGGCCCTTCTTGTCGAGCATGCTGTTGTGATTGTTGACGTGGTTGCTCCAGATCTTCTCCTCGCCCCAATAGGCCGACGGGCTGACCGGATTGAGCAGGGCGGTACCGTGCAGCGGCGGACCAAACGATTCCGGCGCGTTGGGATCGGCGACCGGAATTTTCGAGAACGTCACTCTGTGCGTCTTCGGATCGAGGATCGGCATATCGTCGGACGAATATTCGTTCGCGCCGTACAGCGGGCCGTAGGCGTTGACGGTCGGATAGCGGCGGTCGGACGAGATCAGGTCATGCACGAAGTGTTTTTCCGTCGCCCATTCCCAGGAGGTGATGACGACATTGCGCTCGATGCCGGCCGGCCGCGGCGGCTTGGATTTCGGCAACTCGCCCTTGGCGACGCGGTCGGTCCAGTCGCCGAAATATTTGAACGGCACGCCGCCGAGCTGGCCGGCGAGCCGATTGACCATCCATTCGCCGGTCTGTCCTGAGGAGACGCGGCGCATCCAGGCTTCCTCGTGCGATTGGAATTCGCCAAACCCGCCCGGGATGGTGCGGGTGGATTCCTGGCCGAGTTGGTGGCAGCCGATGCAGTCGACATTGTTCATCCGCTGGCGCCAGATGTCCTGCGTGATCTCTTTCGGAATCTCGGTCGAGCCGCCGAAATCCTTTGCCGGCGGAATCTTCATCATCGCGTACCAGTAGATCGCGGAGTAATAGTGCGCCGCGGCCGCTTCGTTCGGCGCCGGCACCGCCGTGAGGTTGACCTGCTGGCCGGGCTTGGCGCGCAGCTTCGGCGAATCCACCAGCCCGTAGCCGCGGACCCAGATCGAATAATTCACGTTTGGCGGCAAATCCGGGATCACGTAGCGGCCCTGGTCGTCGGTGACGACGATCTTGGTGAATTTGGTCGGCAATTCCGTGGTCTCTGCGATGACCCAGACTCCGGCTTCCGGGCCGCTGGGTCCTGATACCACGCCGCCGATATCGTCATTGTCGATGGCGACCGCTGATGATTGCTGCGCGTGGGACGGCGGCGCCGTGAAGCCGAGCATGCCTGCCGATGTTGCCAAGGTGATTGCGAATAGGGCCCGACCGAGACTCATCGTTTCTCTCCCCGTGACCGCGAGCTTGCCGCTCTTCGTTGGGTTGTAGCGTACATCAAACAAGGGTTGAGGCGGGAGCATGTCACGCGCGCGATTTCCTCATGCGTGATGCCTCAGACGGCTCAGCGTGCGTCGCAGCAACGGTGTTTGCCTTTTGCTTTTCGAGCGGCTGGGCTAGACACGGCCATTCTCATGGGAAGGCGCAAGCAATGATCACCGAAATCGCACAAATCGACGTCAAGCCGGGCACCGAGAAGGACTTTGAAGCCGCGGTCGCCAAGGCCAAGCCGCTGTTCCTGCGCGCCAAGGGCGGCAAGGGGTTCGAACTGCATAAGTCGATCGAAAAGCCGCAGCGCTACCGGCTGGTGGCGAAGTGGGAGACGCTGGAAAACCACACCGTGGATTTCCGCGGCTCCGAGGATTTCACCGCCTGGCGCGCATTGGTCGGGCCGTATTTTGCCTCGCCGCCCGAGGTGGAGCATACCGAGACGGTGCTGACCACGGCCGACTGAAGCCGTCAGCCGGCCGCGATCGCCACGGGCGAGGGTTCCGCCTTGAAGTGATCGATCATCACCTTGGCGATCGCCATCAGGGGCAGCGCGAGCGCCAGCCCCCAGATGCCGAACACGACGCCGAGCAGGATCTGGAACGCGAACAGCGTGGCCGGCGGAATGTCCAGCGCCTGGCGCTGGATGATCGGCGTCAGCACGTAGCTTTCCAGCGCGTGCACGCCGAGGAACAGGATGAAGGCGGAGAAGCCCGCGACCCATCCGGAAGCGAGGCTGGCCAGCACCACGATCAGCCCGCCGAGAATGGCGCCGACGGTCGGGATGAAGGCGAGTAGCCCGGCCTGGATGCCCAGGATGAACGAGCTCTGGATGCCGATGATCGATAAGCCAATCCAGGTCACCAGGAATACCGCGACCATGGTGATGATCTGCGCGATCAGCCAGCGCTCCAGCGTCTCGCCGATGCGGTCGACGATCATGATCGCCCGCGTGCGATGCCTGTCCGGCGCCATGAACAACAGCCCGTCGCGGTAGACGCCGGGCTGGGTCGCGAAGGCGATCCCCAGAAACAGCACGATGAAGAAGTTTCCGACCGCGCTGGCGGTGCCGAGGATCAGCTTCAGGCTCTGGCTGAAGATCGCGCCGCCGCTGGCCGCGATCGTGCCGGCGCTCGGCAGCGCGTGCGGCGTCGTGGCGGGGGCCGGCGCGCCGTCATCCGATGTCGACGACAGCGTGCCGAAATCGAAGAAGCTGGTGTCGATGCCGTTCTGGTCGAGGAATCCCTTGACGTTGACGAGCTGCGACTTGAGCGTCTTGCTCAGCGCCGTGGTCTGCTGGGCGATGGTGGTGCCGCCGAGGAAGACGATGCCCGACAAGAGCCCTGCGACCACCAGGCACACCGTCGTCAGCCGCAGCGCATGCGGTAGCCGCACCACGCGCCCGAGCAGGTTGCTCATGGCGTTGAGGGCGACGCCGAGCAGCATGCCGGAGAACAGCAGAAACAGCGTCGCGGCGAAGTGCCAAGTGAAGGCGAGCAGGGCGGCGAACAGCACCACGCCGATGCCGCCGACCGAGATCGCCCACGCCAGATCGGTGCGGGCCTGAAGGCGATTGTCAGCGGGACCTGTCACGTTGATTCCTTCTCGTGAAATATCGGGCGGGAAGTCTTTGGCCAAAACGTCGCCGGGATCAAGCGGGCGCAGACGCGCCGGTTTGACGCTGCGGCATCCACTGTGCCAAGCGGTATCTCATCGGCTATGACGGCCCGGCGAGGGTGAGGATGTTTTTCAAGTGGTTCGGCCCGCTCGCGCTGCTGGCGGCGCTGGTGATCGGCGACCAGATCAGGATCAACCGGCCGGCCCATAAATATCGCCTGACGGTCGAGGTCGAGATGCCGGAAGGGCGCAAATCGGCGTCCAGCGTCCTCGCCGTCCACCCCGATCGCAGCTATACGAGGCGCGGCCAGACTCGCACCCTCGGCGACGCGGTTTTCGTCGATCTCGGGCGGGGCAGGAATCTCGTCGCGCTGCTCGCCCATCTCGACAACAACAAGCTCGTGCTCGACGACATGAACTACGTCGCCTTGCGTGCCTATGGGGCGGCTGGCGGCAAGCGCGTGCCGTTCAGCGAGATGAGCCGGCAGACCGGCACGGTCCCGGTGAAGGGCGAGGTGATTCCGCTGCTCATCAGCTTTGCCGATCCGGTCCGGCCGGGCACCGCGCGGCTTGTGGCGCCTGACGCTGCCGAGGCCGTGCTCGGCAAGGGCTCCCGCATTCAGGGGATATCCGCGGAGGTGGTGCCGAACGGCTACTGGCCGCTCGATTTCGGCGGGGCGCTGGGCGAGCCGGTGACGCGCGGCATCGAGGCCAGATTGCCGTGGCTGAAGGACGAGGGCGCCGCCGCCACCGCGCTCCGGGCCGCCGGCCTGCCCGGAGCTGAGGGCATCGACGCCCGCGAGGCCTTCACGCGAAAATAGCAGGGCAGCCCCGCTGCTTGCCCGCGGATATTGATCCGCCGCGCTGCCGGGGGCATTATCTTCTGCAGATATGGCCCAACCCGGAAGATCCTTGCACGGGACGATGACAGCGGAAGATTTGCGATGAAGCGGCCCGTCGTCGGGGTGATCGGGAACGCCCATCGTGTCGAGAATCGTTTCCAGACCCAGATGGTCGGCGAGCGCAATTTGCGCGCGGTCGCCGACGTTGCCGGCGCCCTGCCGCTGATGTTCGCCGGCTCGCCCGATATTACCGACATCGGTGCGCTGCTCGACGTCGTCGACGGCATCGTGCTGACGGGGGCGCGCGCCAATGTTCATCCGACCCGCTTCAAGACCGAGCCGCACGAAAAGCACGAGCCCTACGACATCCACCGCGACGACGTCGCGCTGGCGCTGGCGGAGGCCTGCGTCGCCCGCGGCGTGCCGATCTTCGGCATCTGCCGCGGCCTGCAGGAGATGAACGTCGCCTTCGGCGGCTCGCTGCATCCGGAAATCCGCGAGATTCCCGGCCGCATGAACCACCGCATGCCACGGCTGGAGAATGGCGAGATCCATCCCGACCCGACGGTCGTGTTCGCCGATCGTCACGATGTTCACCTGACGCCGGGCGGCACGTTTGCCAATTTGCTCGGCTGCGAGACCATCCGGGTGAACTCGCTGCACGGGCAAGGCATCCTCGAACCGGGGAAGCGCGTCGTCATCGAAGGCATCGCGGAGGACGGCACCATCGAGGCGATCCGGATCGCGGACGCCGTGAGCTTCGCGCTCGGTGTCCAGTGGCACGCCGAATACGACCCGCAGCGCAACCCGATCAACCGCGCCTTGTTCGAGGCGTTCGGGACGGCGCTGAGGGAGCACAAACGGGCGAACTGACCGGATACACGCAGGGCGTGAGCGCCTCGGGCCGACAATATCGTAATTTTACGGGGCCGAAAACATGGGATCGGTTCTCCGAAGTCGGCTAAGTCATTTTGCATCTCCAGACTGGTAAAGCCATGACGCACCGAAGACGTCTCGTGCTGGCGATGATTTTGCTCGTCATCGTGACGTCCTGCGTCGTGAGCGTGGTGACCTATTATCTGGCGACGTCGGTCGCCCCGGCCGGGCCGTTTGCCGCCGCCGCCGGGGTACTTGGAGTTGTGGCTGCGGCCGCCTTTGCGAGACTCTGGCACAGGCCGCTTTCCGATCTTGCGGCCCCTGCGGATGCCGGTAAGCCACACGGGCAGGCCCGTGCGCACCAGCCGCTGATCGACAGTGAGATGGCACAGGCCATCATCGAGGGCACGCTCGACGCCTTCGTCCAGACCGACGAGCGTTGCGTCATCCTGAACTGGAGCCCGCGGGCCGAAGCCCTGATGGGATGGACGCGCCTTGAGGCCATCGGGCGGAGCGTGGACGAACTGGTGTTTCCGGAGACGCAGCGCGCGCTGCACCGGCAATGGGTCGACCGCTTTCTCGGCGCGGCGGCAGGAGATGCCGTCGGCGGCCGGTACGAGACGCCGCTGCTGCATAAGGACGGGAGCGAGTTCTTCGCCGAGGTGTCGCTGACAGCGGTGCGCCGCGGGGCGGGCTTCATCGTCAACGCGTTCGTTAGGGACATCACCGCCAAGCGCTCGGCGGCGGAACAACTGTTCCAGGCGCAGAAGATGGAATCGGTCGGGCAACTCACCGGCGGCATCGCCCACGACTTCAACAACGTGCTGACGGTGATAACAGGCACGATCGAAATCCTGACCGACGGCGTCAAGCATGATCCCGCGCTCGCCTCGATCGCGCGGATGATCGGCGATGCGGCCGACCGTGCCTCGCAGCTCACGGCCAATTTGCTCGCCTTTGCCCGCAAGCAGCCGCTGCGGCCGCGCGAGACCGACGTCAATGCCCTGGTCGATGAGGTGGTCGAATTGCTGTCGCCGACGCTCGGCCGGCAGATTCAGATCGCAACCGCCTTGGGCGAGGAGGTCTGGCCGGCTCTGGTCGATCGCAGCCAGCTTTCTTCCGCGCTCGTCAACCTCGCGATCAATGCCCGGGATGCGATGCCGGACGGCGGCAGCCTGCTGTTCCGGACGGGAAATCTCACGCGCGGCGCGCATGAGCCTGATATGGGCGGGCTCGGTGCCGGCGACTATATCGTGATCGAGGTGATCGATACCGGGGCGGGCATTCCGCCCGACGTTCGCGAACGGATTTTCGAGCCGTTCTTTTCGACCAAGCAGTTCGGCGTCGGCACCGGGCTTGGGCTGAGCATGGTATTCGGATTTGCAAAGCAGTCCGGCGGCAGCGTCGTGGTCGAGAGCGAGGAGAGCAAGGGCGCCTGTTTCCGGATACTTCTGCCTAAGGCCGAGGTGGGAGTTTTGGATGCGCCTGACGCGAGCGATGCGCCGGCGGAAGCAGACGGCGAATGGCGCGGCGGGACGGAAACCATCCTTTGCGTCGAGGACGACGACGTGGTGCGCGCACATGTCATCGGCCGGCTCGAAAGCTTGGGCTATCAGGTGATTGCCGCCGCCAATGCGGCGCAGGCGCTGGAGGTGGTCCATGCCGGCACGGCGTTCGACATGCTGTTCACCGACATCGTGATGCCCGGCGCCATGAATGGAAAGCAGCTCGCGGAGGAGGTGATGAAGCTGCGGCGGCCGCTCCGCGTGCTCTATACCTCCGGCAACACGTTCGATGCGTTTAGCGGAAGCGGACGCCTCGGCGAGGGCGTGCTGCTGCTGGCAAAGCCCTACCGCAAGGCCGAGCTGGCGCGCATGATCCGGCTCTGCCTCGACCGCGCGATCGACCACATGGGCGACCCGATCCCGCTGCCCTACTCGGTGCTGCCGGATGTCGAGCGGTTTCTGAGGGAGAATCCGCCGAAGCAGGAGTAGGGTGTTTTGGTTCGCTCCACTACACCTGCAATGATGCGGGAACGGTCCGGCGCCCTCCGCTGTCATCCTCCGCGTAGGCGGAGGATCCAGTACGCCGCGGCCTGTCGGTTCTATCACTGGCGTCTCTGGGACACTGGGTCCCCCGCCTTCGCGGAGGACGACGACTGAGTGTGAGGCGGCGTTCTCGCGACACGAATTGCCCGAGGTTTGCATCGTCTTTGCCCCCATCGAAATGAGGGCGCAGGGAAGACCGGGTGCGCGCCGCACCCGCGGTCTCGTGTGCCATTATGCGCATAGCAATAGGTGCACACGAGCATACAGGTTCGGCGGGAGCATCCCGGCCTTCCCTGCGCAATGGCTTTACGGCTTACTTCGTGCTCTTCCCGGAGAACGGCTCTTTCGCCTCCGTCGCCCGCAAGCCGCTTTCGCATCTTGAAGACTTAACGCCAGCACCACGGCGCCAGAACCACACGACTTCACCGTACGCCTCAGCCACACTCGTCCGTCATGGCATCGGCGTCCATCGCATCTCCCCGCGCGTCAGTGACGATGGCCAACGCCCCTCATGTCGCGATGAGACGGCCGCTCTTATGCCGCTGATTTGGGTGAAAACGGAAGCGAAATATTTCTGATTTTCAGTAATTCTTGGCTTGACTGCCATTTCTGTAAATCCGAAGTGATTTGCCCGTCGGATCGGAATTGGGCTTGCAACGGCAGCACGACACCTGCGATACCGCCGTTTGCGCCGGAGGAGCTTTTCTTCACGGCAGATCTTGCTAAATCTAGGATCGACGCTGGCGACAGCCAAGTCGAACCGAAAGCGAGTGTGCCTTGTTGCGGCCCCCAATGATCGAGCGAGACCGGCGGCCATCGTCGCCGAGGACACATCTTGCCGTGGCAATCCTCTCCTCGACGGTTGCCGTTGCGATCGCTACGCTTGTCGGCCGCGTATTTACGGCGATGGTACCGCTGCCGAATATCTCGATGGTCTTTCTGCTGGCCGTTCTGTTTTCTGCGGTCAGTTTCGGAAAGTGGCTTGCCATCTATACATCCCTCCTTTCCTTCCTGGCGTACGATTTCTTCTTTATCGAGCCGCTCTATACATTCCAGATCACCGAGCCTTCGGAGTTGCTGTCCTTAATCATATTCCTGATTGTTGCGGTCGTATCGGCCACCCTTGCTGGACGGATTCGCGATCAGGCCCGGGCAACAACCGAACGGATGATTGCAACGCGACGGCTCTATGAATTTACCTGGAAGCTGTCGGGACTCACCAGTATCGACGCCGTCGCTGACGGAGCTGCTGGCGAAATTCATGTGAGTCTGCGGCGTCCCGCGGTCATTCTGCTCAATCAGAAGGGTGAGCTTTCGCTGGCCGCGGCCTGGCCGCCGGAAGACAGTTTGGATCCGACGACCTGGGATGCCGCGCGGCTGGCATTCGCGCGCAACGAAGCTGCCGGCTTCGACACCGGAAGCTTGCCCGACAACCGCTGGCACTTCATTCCGCTTCGCACTCAGCGGGGATCGTTCGGCGTCGTCGGGGTCGCAAGAAGCGCGAGCAATGATCTGTTCGATGCCGAGGGCCGCGCGCTGCTCGCGACGCTCGCCGAACAAACGGCCGCGGCGTTCGATCGCATCTTTTTGGCCGAGGAGATGATGGCGGCACGCGGCGCTGCCGAGGCGGAGCGCGTACGAAACATCTTGCTTGCTTCGGTCTCCCACGATTTTCGTACTCCCCTTGCATCGATCCTGGGATCGGCAACGAGCCTGCTCGATTTTGGTGAAAAGCTGGATGCCGCCGCCAAAACTGGGCTGCTCCGGGAAATCAAGACCGAAGCTGAGGGGCTCGACGAAATGGTCCGAAATCTGCTTGCCATGACTCGGATCGATGCCGGCGCGCTGGAGATACGACGGGACTGGATCGACTTGCGGGAAGTCGTCGAACGAGTGATAAACCTCGCAAAACGGCGCGGGGCCGCCTTGACGGTCGAGGTGGAGTTACCGCG includes:
- a CDS encoding C45 family peptidase, giving the protein MPSAAKMLRVSFVQCRGTPYEVGRAQADVFAVTRKGKAFLRKKVQLPSWFKIRNEERAFRTYAPDLWEEIGGVAERLNIPMEQAVLCFGNDGLRMPTGGCSAIMSGGVYGRNYDFWPRGYEARFALVQVRGSYASIGGSHQLTGRLDGMNEHGLTIGLHLVKVLPRFPGLTSTLLVRRVLDSCATTAEAIDLLRRLPHAMKYNYSLLDAGGVAAVVEAGAGAVVVRRGDWLACTNHFQSPQLRRLNRRPAHSIGRLPPLENWAARELTAEQTFKALNFSASPAFHNYGNAQTLHTIITEPPKRRLLIGIGGDAAALEEDMMDVDFKLWVAGEDLPIKHLNGQLGLGLPSSRRPRARPPLKVQPRP
- a CDS encoding carboxypeptidase regulatory-like domain-containing protein, whose protein sequence is MSLGRALFAITLATSAGMLGFTAPPSHAQQSSAVAIDNDDIGGVVSGPSGPEAGVWVIAETTELPTKFTKIVVTDDQGRYVIPDLPPNVNYSIWVRGYGLVDSPKLRAKPGQQVNLTAVPAPNEAAAAHYYSAIYWYAMMKIPPAKDFGGSTEIPKEITQDIWRQRMNNVDCIGCHQLGQESTRTIPGGFGEFQSHEEAWMRRVSSGQTGEWMVNRLAGQLGGVPFKYFGDWTDRVAKGELPKSKPPRPAGIERNVVITSWEWATEKHFVHDLISSDRRYPTVNAYGPLYGANEYSSDDMPILDPKTHRVTFSKIPVADPNAPESFGPPLHGTALLNPVSPSAYWGEEKIWSNHVNNHNSMLDKKGRVWLAAAVRGIENPAYCRKGSEHPSAKAFPLERSGRQVTVYDPKTQKYSFVDTCFGTHHPQFGYDADDTLWMSGTGPVAGWINTRLWDETGDAVKAQGWAPFVLDTSGNGKLDEYTEPGKPAEPGKDMRVAGSGPYAVMPHPTDGSVWYTVNVFVGQPGFMRFDPKTKLSEFYAIPKEGIGVRGGDIDKNGVLWGSGSNGSLIRFDRNKCKALLNGPEATGNHCPEGFSYFKYPGPGFEGFENSSAEASYYTWVDHYNTVGLGENIPISTANLNDGFVALKDGQMVMLRIPYPLGFFAKGLDGRIDDPNAGWKGRGLWSSSGDRTPWLMEGGKGSRPRAVHIQVRPDPLAK
- a CDS encoding antibiotic biosynthesis monooxygenase family protein yields the protein MITEIAQIDVKPGTEKDFEAAVAKAKPLFLRAKGGKGFELHKSIEKPQRYRLVAKWETLENHTVDFRGSEDFTAWRALVGPYFASPPEVEHTETVLTTAD
- a CDS encoding AI-2E family transporter, producing the protein MTGPADNRLQARTDLAWAISVGGIGVVLFAALLAFTWHFAATLFLLFSGMLLGVALNAMSNLLGRVVRLPHALRLTTVCLVVAGLLSGIVFLGGTTIAQQTTALSKTLKSQLVNVKGFLDQNGIDTSFFDFGTLSSTSDDGAPAPATTPHALPSAGTIAASGGAIFSQSLKLILGTASAVGNFFIVLFLGIAFATQPGVYRDGLLFMAPDRHRTRAIMIVDRIGETLERWLIAQIITMVAVFLVTWIGLSIIGIQSSFILGIQAGLLAFIPTVGAILGGLIVVLASLASGWVAGFSAFILFLGVHALESYVLTPIIQRQALDIPPATLFAFQILLGVVFGIWGLALALPLMAIAKVMIDHFKAEPSPVAIAAG
- a CDS encoding gamma-glutamyl-gamma-aminobutyrate hydrolase family protein, whose amino-acid sequence is MKRPVVGVIGNAHRVENRFQTQMVGERNLRAVADVAGALPLMFAGSPDITDIGALLDVVDGIVLTGARANVHPTRFKTEPHEKHEPYDIHRDDVALALAEACVARGVPIFGICRGLQEMNVAFGGSLHPEIREIPGRMNHRMPRLENGEIHPDPTVVFADRHDVHLTPGGTFANLLGCETIRVNSLHGQGILEPGKRVVIEGIAEDGTIEAIRIADAVSFALGVQWHAEYDPQRNPINRALFEAFGTALREHKRAN
- a CDS encoding PAS domain-containing sensor histidine kinase; amino-acid sequence: MTHRRRLVLAMILLVIVTSCVVSVVTYYLATSVAPAGPFAAAAGVLGVVAAAAFARLWHRPLSDLAAPADAGKPHGQARAHQPLIDSEMAQAIIEGTLDAFVQTDERCVILNWSPRAEALMGWTRLEAIGRSVDELVFPETQRALHRQWVDRFLGAAAGDAVGGRYETPLLHKDGSEFFAEVSLTAVRRGAGFIVNAFVRDITAKRSAAEQLFQAQKMESVGQLTGGIAHDFNNVLTVITGTIEILTDGVKHDPALASIARMIGDAADRASQLTANLLAFARKQPLRPRETDVNALVDEVVELLSPTLGRQIQIATALGEEVWPALVDRSQLSSALVNLAINARDAMPDGGSLLFRTGNLTRGAHEPDMGGLGAGDYIVIEVIDTGAGIPPDVRERIFEPFFSTKQFGVGTGLGLSMVFGFAKQSGGSVVVESEESKGACFRILLPKAEVGVLDAPDASDAPAEADGEWRGGTETILCVEDDDVVRAHVIGRLESLGYQVIAAANAAQALEVVHAGTAFDMLFTDIVMPGAMNGKQLAEEVMKLRRPLRVLYTSGNTFDAFSGSGRLGEGVLLLAKPYRKAELARMIRLCLDRAIDHMGDPIPLPYSVLPDVERFLRENPPKQE
- a CDS encoding DUF4118 domain-containing protein; amino-acid sequence: MAILSSTVAVAIATLVGRVFTAMVPLPNISMVFLLAVLFSAVSFGKWLAIYTSLLSFLAYDFFFIEPLYTFQITEPSELLSLIIFLIVAVVSATLAGRIRDQARATTERMIATRRLYEFTWKLSGLTSIDAVADGAAGEIHVSLRRPAVILLNQKGELSLAAAWPPEDSLDPTTWDAARLAFARNEAAGFDTGSLPDNRWHFIPLRTQRGSFGVVGVARSASNDLFDAEGRALLATLAEQTAAAFDRIFLAEEMMAARGAAEAERVRNILLASVSHDFRTPLASILGSATSLLDFGEKLDAAAKTGLLREIKTEAEGLDEMVRNLLAMTRIDAGALEIRRDWIDLREVVERVINLAKRRGAALTVEVELPRTLPLIRADASLIEQAVGNVVNNVVSHAPQGTRLVVDAIVGRQSISVRVTDSGPGIAADILPHVFDKFVQGGGAGGRRGGTGLGLAIAKGIVEAHGGTVAAESPVQEGRGTRMTLTFPVGSPP